TTCATCAGGCCCGTCGCAACCCGGGTAGAAATGATATGGAGCGATTCGCCGTTCCACATCATACAGATCTATCTGGACGATGTATGGATGTCTTTCAGCGACGCCGTCCCGCGTTACTTCGGTGGGTTCGCCTGAACTTCCTGCTGGAAGATTCACCTGCCCGCTGTAGACACGTGCTTCGTTATAATCGTCAGCGTTTGGTCTCAGAAGCTTGATTCCAACCCTGTGTGACGTCTCATCACGATTGAGAACGACCAGGCCGAGGTTCTTCTCCTGAGAAGAGAGGGCCGAACACCCGGAAAGCAATGTACCGACCGCAGTTCCAGTACCAGCGAGGAACGTTCGCCGATTCATATACTCGCATATCTGAAAGTAGTCTAATGTGTCTTGTGTCGTACTGACTAGGTATCTCCTCTGTATGTTGCACGCACTCCACGTCACGTTCTGAGGGGTTCCATAGAGCCAACCGAGCGTGTGGACTGGGAATCGACCGGTTGGAGAGCACGATGGGATTTGAACCTCACTCGCTCCGTTTCACTTCGCTCGCTGGTTCAAATCCATCTCTGTTGGTCGATTCACTCGTCACGTCCGTTCCTCGCAGAATCGACGAGCACGATGGGATTTGAACCCACGGCCATCGGATTAGAAGTCCGACGCTCTATCCTGGCTGAGCTACGTGCCCTCGGAACCGGCTACGTCGTCCTCGTAAAAAAGCAGTCTGGATTCGGTGCCCGTCTCCGGGTTCGACAACTGGTACCGTCTCACAATCGAGTGCAACTGTTTTTGCACGACCGGCCCTCGCACGTCCCATGGCACTCGACCCGGGGACCGAACACGAGTTGCGGAGCTACTGGGCCGCCGAGCTCGGCGTCACCGCCGACGCCTTCGCGGACGAGGGCGTCACCGTCGGCGCGTCGGCAGGGGCCGATATCGAGCTGCTCGCCGGTGATGGGTCACTCGTGGTCGGGGCACCGGAGTCGCTCGTCCCGGAACTTCGGAATCGTCGCGAGGAACTCGGCGCCCTCGACCTCTCGGACCCCGACGCGATTCGAGAGGTGGTCGCGTCGCTCGCGTCGATCTCCGAGGTACACGGCCCGGCGTTCCTCGGCTACACCGACGAGTCTTCGTTCGACCCAGTCGAGTCCGGCGCTCGGCTGCTGACCCGCGTCGACAGGCCCGCCTTCGACCGATT
This window of the Haloarchaeobius amylolyticus genome carries:
- a CDS encoding twin-arginine translocation signal domain-containing protein; the protein is MNRRTFLAGTGTAVGTLLSGCSALSSQEKNLGLVVLNRDETSHRVGIKLLRPNADDYNEARVYSGQVNLPAGSSGEPTEVTRDGVAERHPYIVQIDLYDVERRIAPYHFYPGCDGPDESLVIEVDSADDGRVYFQFLVDC
- a CDS encoding GNAT family N-acetyltransferase; translated protein: MALDPGTEHELRSYWAAELGVTADAFADEGVTVGASAGADIELLAGDGSLVVGAPESLVPELRNRREELGALDLSDPDAIREVVASLASISEVHGPAFLGYTDESSFDPVESGARLLTRVDRPAFDRFREAVPDSDWDAGGPEFVPDRTVGLFHEDRLVAAAGCEVWDDRIAHIGVVTHPAHRGEGNGRAVVSRATEQALAADLLAQYRTLDAWPWSVALAEGLGFERFATSVLAETG